The following proteins are co-located in the Dromiciops gliroides isolate mDroGli1 chromosome 2, mDroGli1.pri, whole genome shotgun sequence genome:
- the MAPRE3 gene encoding microtubule-associated protein RP/EB family member 3 isoform X1, producing the protein MAVNVYSTSVTSENLSRHDMLAWVNDSLHLNYTKIEQLCSGAAYCQFMDMLFPGCVHLRKVKFQAKLEHEYIHNFKVLQAAFKKMGVDKIIPVEKLVKGKFQDNFEFIQWFKKFFDANYDGKDYNPLLARQGQDVAPPPNPVPQRTSPTGPKNMQTPGRLSNVAPPCILRKNPPSTRNGGHEADAQILELNQQLLDLKLTVDGLEKERDFYFSKLRDIELICQEHESDNSPVISGIIGILYATEEGFAPPEDDEIEEHQPEDQDEY; encoded by the exons ATGGCCGTCAATGTGTATTCCACATCTGTGACCAGTGAGAACCTGAGTCGCCATGACATGCTTGCTTGGGTCAATGACTCTCTGCATCTCAACTACACCAAGATAGAACAGCTATGTTCAG GGGCTGCTTACTGCCAGTTCATGGATATGCTCTTCCCTGGATGTGTGCACTTGAGGAAGGTGAAGTTCCAGGCCAAGCTAGAGCATGAATATATCCACAACTTCAAGGTGCTGCAAGCTGCCTTCAAGAAGATGGGTGTTGACAAA ATAATTCCTGTAGAGAAATTAGTGAAAGGAAAATTTCAAGATAATTTTGAGTTTATTCAGTGGTTTAAGAAATTCTTTGACGCGAACTATGACGGAAAGGATTACAACCCCCTACTGGCACGACAGGGCCAGGATGTGGCGCCACCTCCTAACCCAG TTCCCCAGAGGACGTCACCCACAGGCCCCAAAAATATGCAGACTCCTGGCCGGCTGAGCAACGTGGCACCACCCTGTATCCTTCGAAAGAATCCTCCCTCAACACGCAATGGTGGTCATGAGGCTGATGCCCAGATCCTTGAACTCAACCAGCAG CTACTGGACTTGAAACTGACAGTGGATGGGCTGGAGAAAGAACGTGACTTCTACTTTAGCAAACTTCGGGACATTGAGCTCATCTGCCAGGAACACGAAAGTGATAACAGCCCCGTCATCTCTGGCATCATTGGCATCCTCTATGCCACAGAG GAAGGATTTGCTCCCCCTgaagatgatgaaattgaagagCATCAACCAGAAGACCAGGATGAGTACTGA
- the MAPRE3 gene encoding microtubule-associated protein RP/EB family member 3 isoform X2: protein MAVNVYSTSVTSENLSRHDMLAWVNDSLHLNYTKIEQLCSGAAYCQFMDMLFPGCVHLRKVKFQAKLEHEYIHNFKVLQAAFKKMGVDKIIPVEKLVKGKFQDNFEFIQWFKKFFDANYDGKDYNPLLARQGQDVAPPPNPGDQIFNKPKKPIGTAVPQRTSPTGPKNMQTPGRLSNVAPPCILRKNPPSTRNGGHEADAQILELNQQLLDLKLTVDGLEKERDFYFSKLRDIELICQEHESDNSPVISGIIGILYATEEGFAPPEDDEIEEHQPEDQDEY, encoded by the exons ATGGCCGTCAATGTGTATTCCACATCTGTGACCAGTGAGAACCTGAGTCGCCATGACATGCTTGCTTGGGTCAATGACTCTCTGCATCTCAACTACACCAAGATAGAACAGCTATGTTCAG GGGCTGCTTACTGCCAGTTCATGGATATGCTCTTCCCTGGATGTGTGCACTTGAGGAAGGTGAAGTTCCAGGCCAAGCTAGAGCATGAATATATCCACAACTTCAAGGTGCTGCAAGCTGCCTTCAAGAAGATGGGTGTTGACAAA ATAATTCCTGTAGAGAAATTAGTGAAAGGAAAATTTCAAGATAATTTTGAGTTTATTCAGTGGTTTAAGAAATTCTTTGACGCGAACTATGACGGAAAGGATTACAACCCCCTACTGGCACGACAGGGCCAGGATGTGGCGCCACCTCCTAACCCAGGTGATCAGATCTTCAACAAACCCAAGAAACCCATTGGCACTGCAG TTCCCCAGAGGACGTCACCCACAGGCCCCAAAAATATGCAGACTCCTGGCCGGCTGAGCAACGTGGCACCACCCTGTATCCTTCGAAAGAATCCTCCCTCAACACGCAATGGTGGTCATGAGGCTGATGCCCAGATCCTTGAACTCAACCAGCAG CTACTGGACTTGAAACTGACAGTGGATGGGCTGGAGAAAGAACGTGACTTCTACTTTAGCAAACTTCGGGACATTGAGCTCATCTGCCAGGAACACGAAAGTGATAACAGCCCCGTCATCTCTGGCATCATTGGCATCCTCTATGCCACAGAG GAAGGATTTGCTCCCCCTgaagatgatgaaattgaagagCATCAACCAGAAGACCAGGATGAGTACTGA